Genomic segment of Lemur catta isolate mLemCat1 chromosome 2, mLemCat1.pri, whole genome shotgun sequence:
CATGCTGTTGTTTAATGAATTCTCCTCAAGGCAAAGCTTTAAAGTTAGGGAAACATTTCATTATAGAGTCAATTTTGGAGTGAGAAtacattgatttttatgtatatacaattCTTTCCATAACCAGGAAGAAGCAGCTTGAAGATTCTTTCAAACAGCCAGTCTGGACCAACAAAGCTCTGGAATGTTGCTGCCACAAAGTAACTTCAAATAGAACTTCCAAGTTTAGTATTAGGCaatctcaaaagaaaatgattctaCCAGAGTGAATTTTTGTAAGCCAACAGAGATTGATCATAAATCTAATGATGAACTGTCCTAATTTATTAGAAGTCAAAAAAAGATACATACACAACCACTTTTGGCTTATATGTGGTAATGGCAGCaagtagtaggaaaaaaaataaaacatcaaacaGTCCTAATACAGACAAGTCCTGTTTATTCAAACTCAATTTATAAAGAATTCTAATCTTCTGAAccaattaaatgggaaaaaaaattctaaaatatgtcaGACTGTAGTCTTCAATGTTTATTACTTGAATTTACTAGCAAAATATTCCCATGTTCACTGAAAGAACAAATTttgtatacaaaaataaagagagggaagtaaaattccaTATTCCACAATTACAGATAAAGAATCTCCGGTATTTATTACTTCAGCAGAAGGAATAGCCCCCCAAAATTATGTTGCTAAAATAGGATGCACTGCAGACAAAGTAAGGATTCCTGAAGGAGTTGAGATATAGTACCTTCCACCCAACATATTGCCTAACCTAGTACATGTTTTGGAGTTGCCTAcggtttttctctttccttcttccacctaaaaaaaaaaaatactatctttaatttgattttttttgtaatttccagTGTTACCTTCTTTGAGGAAAAGAGGACAACCAAAAGCTTTATAAATTCCAAAAAGAACAGTAAATAGctctttactctttatttttctcatccctCTAAAAAATAGAGTAATCATGGATTCCACAGACATACAAGATACTTTGTGAGTACTTTTCTGCCTCTTACCTGCAACCCAAGAGACAGGGATCTGGCATTTCCACAACCAAACTCCTACCAAGCAACtttcatattttcaatattttgattcTAGGGCCTGGATGatgatttaacttttaaattcatCTGTAAATGTATACTCCCCCTCTGCCAAAACAACCAATTAACACATATTGTCATCCTTTTAATAAGGGGGTGTGGCAGGGAGTTAACTTCAGTCTCCGTGGCTGTTTAGGCCAGATTCAAGTTCAGAGCATGCCAACACAATATATTTCTGATTGGACTAAAAGAATGCTCTAGTccgggcacagtgcctcacacctataatcctagcactttgggaggtcaagagaccagcctgagtaacacagtgagaccctgtctctacaaaaaatagaaaaagtagctgggcttggtggtgcatacctgtagtcccagctactggggacactgaggcagcaggatcatttgagccctggagtttgaggttgcagtgaactgtgatgatgccacggcactctaccccaagcaacagagcaagaccccaccccactctcaaaaaaaagaatgttctaaAAAGATCagataacatgaaaataaaattaaactatttttctgTGCTCTCCATTAAATTTACTCTATTAAACAGCTTGGcaataagaaatttataaaaagaaaaaaagactgcaGGAATTCTAAATTCATAGAGTAGTTGTCAgtggaaacagagaaaagaatataaacacCTGACAACCATGCCATAAATTATAATGTAGTAAAGGTCGGTCATAGACAACTCCAAAAATAGGATTATGCTATTCTCACACAAAGCTTTTCAATTCTTAACATATGACACGAAGCCCCATATTTTATGGATGAAATCTGGCTTAATTATTATGATAGAGAGTTTCGAAGTTCAGCAGAATTAGGACTCAACACATTTCAGATCATCCCACTGTAAAATAAATTGAGCCCAATACATTAAACACATACCACTAACATTTCAGCATGTAAAGcacatttgttttcagttttagtgTAAGACTAAAAAGTAACCACGAATCACTTTGGGATTATGACATATTTCTAAGTTTGACAAGAAACAGGACACTATCTTTGGTCATCTCCTTCACACTCTATTTAAAATGGTTTCCAAGAACAAACTCTCCTTTTTCAATAACAGTTAGCTGTTGCAGTTTTACGAGATCACCTTTAAAGTACATTAATTATACTTTCAACCgtagagacctcatctcttttgGGCATGCCTCTTTGTATTTCTCAAACACCAAATACCCATTTGTACAAAGCCTAGTTCAGATTAATGTTGTGTTAATCAGAAGACCATGAATTTAGGTAAATCttctaagcctcattttcctcatctgtgatagGAAGAGACTTGAGGAGAATATTAGAGCTTATGTGTTCAACATTAAACTGTTATTCTAACCAGTTCACCTGTTAATCACAGTACTATCTTTGATCATtaacaattttctaaaattttcactCATAAAATTCCCTTATTCAACTTTGTTGATTTATTCAAATGGTACCAATTATGCCCTAAGTACTAGCATACAAAATGAACACGTTTCTTTACTCATACTAGAAGTCTCACTGGGGACACAGACACGTAAATTGAAATGATAACACCATTTGATAGATATCCGGATATAAGTAGCACTAAAGCCCTACTAAAAACCAGCAGAGGTGATAACCAATTCTGTCTAAATGACTAATGAAAGGTTTTATTGGAAGTGATATTTAAACTGGGCCTTAAGGATCAACTGAAATTTGCCTGGCAGGGAATCAAAAGGTGGAGGCGGGTGGAGCGGGGCGTTCCAGGGAGAGACAGAACAACATGTGCAAAGGACAAAATCATAAAAGGGAATGGAGTATTTATGGAAAGGTGACATGTTTCATGTGACTGAAGTACCATTCATCAGTGTCAGGGAGGAGGATGAGTCCTATATATGCTTCGTGATAAACTCCTGGCCAGCTCCCTCCTTTTCCATGTTCTAtctcaaaataatgtttaaaattcagaCCTTTTAAGACCATTTAAGCCCTGAAACCTCTACAAAAACGTAAGTTCAAGTAGAAATTACCAATGTTAATGCTTATTCCTTTTTTAACTGTTATATATATCCTCATATTAATACAAAGCAACTAGGCAAAtacataaaggaataaagaaaatcttcCCATAATTTTCCAATAGCATAAATTGACTAGATCTAAAAGCAAATATAAGCAAAAACAACTTAAAGGATGCATCTTCTTAAAGAACAAGtaaaaaatctgttatttctaTAGTATTTTATCTGAAGAATTCAAAGACAAgtaattgaattaaatatataccagccaggtgcagtgtctcatgcctgtaatcccagcactttgcgagatggaggcagagacaggagaggatcccttgagcctgggagttcgaggttacagtaagctacgatcacgctactgcactccagcctgggcaacagagtgagaccttgtctcttaaaataataaacaaacaaacaaacacatacatataccaaGTTTAAGCTGCCATTTTCTAAGTAAGGAATGTTatagataaatgaaataacaacTTTTAGCCACCTGTTTGGACAATAAAGAATATATACTAGAGAAATATAAGTTGCTGCcaattctttaagaaaatgtgtTTGATGTAAGTTGGCTGTTTGGAACTCCTTGCTATAGGCCAATATTATGAAAGAGGACAGAGTCTCAAGTCATACGAAAGCCCTATCATACACTTCAAAATATAAGAGAAAGTCTATCATACACTTCAAAATATAAGAGAACTAAGTTGAACTACTGAAAACTACCGAATCTAAACACCATTTACCACATGGTTTCTATGTAAAGCAAACATCAAGCTCTAACTGGTCATGCCCGACACATACCTTcccctttctcattttttcagtactctcctctgctctcttctttacttttttctctcaGGAATGGGCTGACAGGTTGAGATAGGCTTTTAAGGGATGTATAAAGACTAGGTAGAAAATGGAATTTGGCAGCTGGGGTAAGACAGCAATATCttgattaataataatatatcaacaAATGATAATAGTCATTATCTCTGGGCAGTTAAATTATGAggttttttactctatttttatttttcttatttcaaaattcataCAGAAGTGTtctgatttaaaatgaaatatcccAAGTGTTAATAGCCATTATCTCTGGACAGCCAATATATGGTTAATTTTTAATctaactaatttttctataatgatattttttatgtttttattttgtttcatttattagtTATCAAAGCTTAGGCTCCACAGGCAGCAATAGCTTGTGGGAGCTCCGAAAGAAGGCAAGATGGAAACCACTGCTCTCAAGTACAGGTCATCTGTAAATAGGAACTGCCTGAAATAAATAGTGCAATAAGATAACAATTACTATGCCTTCCAAGCTTGAAGTCTTCAACACTTAGTATCAAAGCttgttaaatgttatttaaaatgatattctaCAAAGCTATAAAATCATAATAAGGCAATGACAAacaatttgaatttatatttctggtaaaacatttttcatttaactattttattttggaCCAAAATTAAGATCCAGGAAATAATTTGttatatgcatttcttttttatgagaTTGGCTCTGGAGCTATTAATACCCTTAATGTTCACACTAATTATGTCTAGAGAGGAACAGACTTAAAGAAACTTTATGTAAGAACTTTGCCCAAAACAAGGTGCACTCTAAACCAAATATAGCAGGTCCTAGAATAACATCTTTCCTTCAACGTCGTTTCACTATAACAGTGTCACTGTCTGTGGAGTTTGCACGTTCTCGCTACCTCTGTATGGGTTTTCTCTGAGTACTCCAATTTCCTCCCACATCACAAAGATGTGCATGTTGGGTGAACTGGTGTGTTTAAAGTATcccagtgtgagtgagtgtgggtgtgtgtgagtgcaccctGCGACAGGATGGCAGCCTGTCCAAGGCTGGTTCCTGACTGGCACACTGAGCTGCCAGGAAAGGCTCCAGCCATCTGCGACCCTGAGCCAGAATAAGTGGGCtgggaaatgaataaatgaataaaaattgtcaaataaaaatttatgaagtcTATGATAATCATACAAATACACAACAATAAATGAGGCAGCATGAAAGCCCTCAGTGAGCCAGCCATTTCCATTGTTTTTGAACTGCATGGAGGCACTCCTGACAATTTTcactctgcaaatatttattccttgAATTAACCGACCACCACACCGACTGCCATGactcactgattcaccaaaaattgggtaaatatcttgtttttattaatctttcttaaacacatatatatagctcccatttatttcaatgtttaatattagaagcaTGTAGCCAGATGCAGTGGTTCATGCTtgcaattctagcactttgggggtgccgaggtgggaggattgctcgaggccaggagtttgaaatcagcccaggcaacacagtgagactcttgtctctataaatttttttttaaattagccaggtacggtggtgctcacctgtactCCTATCTTctggagaagctgaggcaggagaactgcctgagcccagggctttaaggctgcagtaagctatcactgtgctactgcactccagactaggcagcagagcaagatcctgtctcaaaaagaagaagaagaagaagaagaagaaaaaaaaaataatatatatatatataaagcatctTGGATCTTTATTTgcaagtttggtgatgtttttgtgaccaaaTATATGCCATAGTGACTTAATTCTCATTTACATCAATTAGCCTAGGGTAAAATTGGTTTTACTAAAAGTCAcaatttccaagaacctatcaatgaCATTAAATGAGGACTTCTATAATACTTCCAGTCATTTTGGGAGCAGATGACAAAGACTGAAGTTATAACATCCCAAACACAAGACAAATGAGACTTTCATGGTGTGCCCCAcaaaaaaggacagagaaagagacacacatagaaacacatgcacatattacaaacacacacagacacacacacacacagactatAGAGACATTGAAGAAGATGaattcatgaaaaatttctcaGAATACCTGTTCAGAGAATAGGATATACATATGATTCTAATCCATTTACTATTTTTACATTCCAGGCCACCTAAAAGAAGACAGTTATCTCAAGTTTGGCTGCCagctttttatctctctcttgaCCATTTAAAACTTCAGACTTCCTGCCTTCCTGGTGCCATGGAGAAAGTCCAATACCTCACTCGCTCTGCTATAAGAAGAGCCTCAACCATTGAAATGCCTCAACAAGCACGTCAAAATTTCCAGAACCTATTTATCAATTTCTGTCTCATTTTAATATGCCTCTTGCTGATCTGCATCATCGTGATGCTTCTCTGAAGTTCTGCCGCAACCTCCAGATCTGCAATTTACCACATCAGCTTAAAATCTGTCATCCCATGAAGAGGGAAAAACAATACTGTATAACAGGACACTTCCAGAGTAGAAGAATTTCTTTGTGAAAAGGTCAAGATTAAGAGTAGAACAAATTGTTAGCAAATGTATTCATCTGCTGGATCTTGTAAACATGAAAAgggctttattttcaaaaattaataactttaaaatgactatAACTATGTGAAATGTAACTGTTGATTTATTTCCTCAACATGGCTTATAAATTTCTATCCCAAATCTTTTCTAAAGATGAAATAAGGGTTTAGTTTTAAAACTGTACTGGTAATACATTCACTTTATATCTAAAGCATTAGCTTCACTCTttgaggaaaatataatttatattacacTGTAAAAGCTTCTTTGAAACTTAGTATTTTTCAAGTCTTCAACAAgtatcaaaataataattcaaatgaaGTATCACTATTCAAAATAGCACACTGACCCCTCACATGTGTTATCTTTAAGTATTATAATTATACAAAACCCTTTGTAGTAACTCTTTATCAGAACCTACATTCTAAAATAGAAATTGGTATCGTTTTCTATaccatattaacattttaaaagtttacaagAATCAGGTAGGGAAAAGGCCATCCTCttacataataaaatttctcttaagTAATGGTTTCACAGAATTACAGAATTCTAGTACATGTAAGTAAAGCACAAATTTGTTCTCTCTAGGACATCACGATTAACAGATGAGAACTGGTGGTTAATTTAATACCTGACAGTGTGATTAGCCATAATTACTAATATACTAACAGAAGAGATCTAACCTTCATTTAAGGCACCATAGTGGATTATCTGAGCTAGAAAAAACTTGTCATACTATACTTTTGGAATCACGAAATCTTAAAACTTCAGTATGATTTTATACGTTGTCTTCTATTCCAACTTCATACTCATGTaggcaaggaaaagaataaaagatttccAACTACTGAAAAATATACTatttcaagcattttaaaaataaaaatgtgaattctctCTCCAAATATTATCTAattcttagattttattttgaaatgaacttTTTGTCCTATTATttatatagttgacccttgaacaacatgggggtaAAGGGGCATTGACAATCCACGTATAACTTGACTGACTCcctaaaaacttaactactaatagcctggtgttgaccagaagccttaccaataacatacaCAGTCAATTAACAcgtattttgcatgttatatgtattatgtactgtattcttacaataaagcaagccagagaaaagaaaatgttactaagaagatcataaggaaaagaaagtatatttagtattcattaagtggaagtggatcatcataaaagtcttcatcctcatcgtcttcacattgagtaggctgaggaggaggaagataagAGGTTGGTCTTGCTACCTCACGGAtggcagagggaggaaaaaatccacatgtaagtaGACCCTAACAGTTCATgcctgttgttcaagggtcaactgtaatagAATATAGCTATTTTCCTTTATCTATCAACCAGATGATAAACGCTTATTTTGTAGGCTACTCTATCAAACTAGATTATACATCTGGCAATCctaatctataattattttcttgctgaaTATATCTTCAATTTTCCCTCTgatcattttaaaacatcttccaACAActcataaaatgataaaagtaaaaattagtgCTAGAAAATATACTCACCAAACTTTGATAATTTAAGTTGACAcaagtttaaaattaaatctaaaatagTTTATACCTATACTGCATAATCCAACAATTTTAACTTCAGTTCAAGATATGTAACTAATATAGCAATTATTAAAGAAGTAGAGAATGTGTAATTAACCATATCTTCTAAAATATGATtactaaaaaatatgaaatggtcAATATTGACCTTGGTTTCTAACACAAGTATTGCTAACTGAATAGTGAAGGAGACACTGCTTTTAAGTACTCTGAATCCCTGAGAGGTACTAGaaatggggaggggaagagagtttGGTTCATGGATAGCTGAAGAACAGGGCACAGGGATTTCTTAAGTGAAGCCTCACCTACAGATGAGATCCTTAATAACAACCAGAAAGCTTATAAATAACAAATGATACAGTCACTCCACTGGTCTCAGTAAATTAACCAATGCAATAAGTATTCACGTACTATAATTAGCTACACCgatattaaaaactgaaaaatttgaaCAAAGTCCTATTCCTTTCATCACATTGTTCATTACAACATTAACTCCAAACTATTAACTGTGATGTTGTGGGCTTTTCCTCGgtaaaacagaaaggaagaatttttttgttcttcattatGTCCTTGatagaaattaaaatcttaaCACTGTGAGGATTATAGAATATTATAACTCAGATTATGATATAGAACAAAAACCTATTCTTTGAATGAAACTTATTTATTCTATGATGATGTGTAAAGAATAAGACATATGAaaacaatgtatttaaaaaattttaactactAAATGTTCAAATACTTTCTACTACGGAATGAATTCTAATCTTAATTTATAGGGTACTAAAAAACAActaatgtttaaatgtttaatgttgcctttcatattttaattggttaaaaatgtttatttatttaatgcaaaCAATCAAAATTACCTACATTACAATGAATGTTCTTGAACTCAGTGAAAATACTCTATCATATATTCATTATTGACATTGactataaaatattctaattataaatagttttgattttgtaggtttttttggtgactttttcaaaataaaataaaatcaaaatttcctAGTCCAGACACAAGAGGGCAGACCTATATAAAGTAATGAATTTGCTACTACCGAAGCATTACTTATCGTTTGATTATTTTTGAGTCTTCTAGCAAAGTGGGAATAccataaattttctaaaaagatcTGCTCTTCTGCTAAGTAACAACACACTTTAAAATGTCTAGAAATTATATGCTAATATTATATAGAAAAGTGACagatgaaaaaagtaaaacacattactaattttatttattaaaacaaatatatgaaaatcatttatatactttatatactttttaactaCCAAATGAATGTGTCATATCCTAAGAGAGAATGTCATAGTGTCTACATCTTTAATACTATTATCTcaaagagtaaaaaaattaaagacaaaacaggtgacattttaaaattagaaagaataaaattaaaactgtttcTTTTCAGAGCATGTAATAGAATACATAAAACAGTCCCAAGTTAGacataaaattttcattcttactTCATGTTAGacaaaaacaaagttatttaattttaagtcattttatcaaattttttatttatgtaagagaagatctttaataaaaatatgatgaaatcaTTAGGTGCCCTAACTTgattaaaatacttttgtaatttaaataggCACAAAATTTCATCTCCCTCTTTTTAATGACTGGAACCCAGAGTTTATAAATACTCTAAGCAATGTAAGAGAAAAAAGGATACACAACTTTGTCAATAAAGAGACCACTACTTCACTACTGTCTGGAAGATCCACTGTGGGCTTATAGGAATCTAATGGATATTGCTGTTAGGTGTATTAGTACACATCTTCCACCCATTCCACCCCCGCCAAAAAAAAGGAAGGCAAGGGGGACATGGAAAAGGAAGCATTCTTCCCAAAGAGAAGACaagactttgtttttctcttctgtcacAGTATATAGAATCAGAaagctggtgggggtgggggcacggGGGGTAAGAGAAGAGGTATGATagattacagaggaaaaaaacaaagactagTGGTGGACACTGCACATGGAGCCCTATATCCTAAACCATCTGAAGGCATAATTCACAAAGTAAAATGCTTCAATTACAAAGTAAAATGCTTCAGAGTACTACACTACCAGCACTCCAGATGACATAGCAGGAAACCACAGAAATCAAGGAATATCACACACAAAGACTATGTGGCTGGCTCAATATAATTATTCTGGACTGAGTCGTAAAAAGAGCAAAACTTCCATGTTACAAATTAACTTTGGGGAGTAGAGGGGAAGGAGGTTATAAGGACCAAATGAAATAAACCACTCTAAGAGCTACAAAGTTCTATATAAATCTATGTATTAGATCATGACTTTCAGCCAAATTCCTTTCctaagttgtaaaaaaaaaaaagtttttctcatggttagagtTTAGCAGCTGTGcttaaaaatcacaatttatcAGATGAGCTCATCCATATTAAGGTCCTTCtctttatgtaaaaattataacaGGAAGTCAAGGTTTCAAAGAGACTTTTAATAAACAACTATGATGACAGCTTTTAAAATAGAGTACTTGGTGGCTCCAAGGAGAAagtgtttaagaatttttttctgtggtAGTCCAAGAAGGAAATTAGAAAGGAAGCAGTCATTTAATGATTACAACTGAGGTGTCTAATTTTCTTCACCTGGCTACatcattccaaaatttaaaagcagTATAAAGAGACCATTCCCAATATGATTAATCAAGAAGTAAGGCTTTCCAGGGTACATGCAGACTTTGTCCGTTAGTAGCCTTCTCCCTTGCCACACACtagaaagaagatttaaaaataaaattttctctgcaATGTATTTCCAACCCCCTATCCTCTCTGCTTCAACGTTAGGGAAAATCTTGTTTAAAGGTACGtcaaagcaaaatgaaaggaGTGAATTGGTGCTTACTCCTTCAAATTTGCCCGATTTTCTCAGCTATGTTTCTCACACACAGGCTTTACCTTGGAATAAGCATACTCCGCCCTCCTGGACAGCTCCAATTCTGTATAAAGACATTAGCTGGAGAAACAACTGCCTGATCCCTGTTCTCATATAAATCACAAGcatttgaaaactaaaatgtgaTAGTATTTGAAAAATCAGGTTTCCTATCTTTCAATCACTTGAACTGATAAATCACAAATAAATTTGTAATCCAATCATAATGATCTTCGTTTTGGTTAcgtggtttaaaaatatataatcaagaTTATAAGAACTGTGTCCAAAGTAAGAATAAAGAAGGCACGTGGGCTATGTTAAGGGTTCTCCTATGAATGTAGCACATTAGGTTGTATGTATGTTTTCAGACTGTACTTAAGATTTGTGAGGTTTCTGGATGAGTGATCTCCTTATTCTTTCATAGAttatattcctttattctttattattttttattagtagtaATGAATagcaatttaacattttttattctacaaaaattctaccatttttgttcaaattaatttgtttcagaaaatcctgataataaaaaatgaatgataggatttatttcagaaaattggTTTTCTCATTAAAATGAGCTGTAGAAAATTATCTTGGAATAGAAACATTTCCAGATTAAGAAATTCATACATTTACATGTTATTCCCTAGAGCCATTAGGGGCTAtatcctatttttctttatatatggtATCATCATAAAGTACTTTAAACTGTTTAACAAACAAATCTTGATacccaatttaattttttaaataagcacatCTGATTTATAAACCTAAATACATTTTCAACGATTATCAAAACTTTACAAATGACTATAGTTCCcccttctcattttatagatgaagaaactgaggcccagagaaagtaATGACAAGTTAAGATTAATTCAGCTTCTAAATCTTACAGAACCAGAAACAAAATCCAAGACCTCGTGCCCTCAAGTTAATGCTCTACCATGCgagctttttggttttgtttacaAGTTTCTTTAGATTAAAtaagttttgctttatttttatgccgatttaacaaatgaaaaggaaagaccAAGTTAGATACaaagttttaagtttttcatGTTAATTAATCTTAAATGATTAGCAAATTTTGTTTATCAACACAACACTTTATAACATTTCTGCTTATTAACTTACAggggaaaggaaaagcaaaacaatgtGATTGTGGACATCATCATGTGCTTACTGCAAGTGTGTGACTGTACTCATAACATCCACTGGAGGGAAGCAAAGATTAGATTTTGAGCTTTACCTGCACTGGTGTTTCACTTCCTGGTCGAAACTCTTCAATTTGCTGCTGTTGCCAAGGAGCTAAACTGTAAGAGTCCTCTGTAGTTCTACCTTCCAAAGGGTTTGTCCGCAACTGTTCTGTAAGCCACATCTGAGTCCTCACAGAAGGCTGAATGGGAACTCCATCTACTGCCTGTTGACCGAGCATTAAATATTTTGGAGGTTCAAAACCCTCTGAGCTCACCATAATAGGCTTGCTTTCAGGTAAGGCACTATATGTCATGTCTAAGTTTTGTCTCCTGAGAGTAGAGGAAGAGGTTCTAAAGTCCTCTTTGCTGCAGCTCTCAAATTTATACTTGCAGTCCAAAGTTGATGAccgttttttatttatttccttgtccTCTAACTTAAGCATCTCCATACTATCATGTAAACAGCTAGGCCCAACTGTCCTTAGTTGTGATATTAAAGCCTTGCCCCTCCCTGTTTTTTCCAAACCATTCCTCGACTCCTCTGTGTGTGCAGTGCCACCCTGGCTGCAGTTATCTGGGGCAATGAGTTTGGATAAAGATGACCATTTCCGAAGGGGTCGGAAGTCCTTCATGTCTAGTGATGAGTCCTGCTCCCCCCTACTGTGGCTTCCCAACGTCTGCACGAGGCTTGTACTCCATGGTGAGCCATTTGATGTCAAGGATTCCCTATGTTTGGAAATTGAAGCGCTGGAATTAGACGGCATCACATGAGCAGTAGGAAGAGTAATCAGCGATCGACTAGGCTTAAAAGATAATGTGCCACTTGAAGTTGAATGATCTGTAAAGAGAAAAGATTGCCAAATTAGTTACAATTAAAAGACCAAAGAGAATGAGGGAAAATGTGAAATGCAGCACAAATTTTTCAGAGGTCCTTCctcaaaatgaggaaattattattattattcctttagGTTTATCTGAAAAAGGCAAATACGCTTTCgaacattattttctaaatatgaataCATAATAAACATATGTCCTTTTACTATCTATTATACTTATAGatgaaaaatgattagaaaacagGTTTATATTTACCAGATTTAATCAAAGTATCgtgcctttaaaagaaaaaaaaaatccatctccctATTGAGAGGTCTTAGTCATAGTCCAGCACTG
This window contains:
- the PLN gene encoding cardiac phospholamban, whose amino-acid sequence is MEKVQYLTRSAIRRASTIEMPQQARQNFQNLFINFCLILICLLLICIIVMLL